A region of the Nothobranchius furzeri strain GRZ-AD chromosome 13, NfurGRZ-RIMD1, whole genome shotgun sequence genome:
CTCTACAAGGTAAAGCCTCGTTATGTTTTAGCTCCATGAAGGTTCAGGCGGGAACAAGTTGAGGCGAGCAGGCTTTCTCCTGCTGGTGTCATTATTTTGTCAAACTAGACACAGAAGAGTCGTCAAATCTGATCTATCAGGTTGGCTAGTGGCAGACAAACTTTTTAATTACCTCCACAAATTCTTTAAAAGGAATCAGAAGACACAAGTTAATAAATCTGTCAATCCTGGCGCAGTTTTAGCGCAGAAAAGCTTTATTTGGTGATGCATCACGACTCTGGTTCTCGTTTTACAGGTTTGGAGATCTTCAACCCAGAGGAGGTGGAATACATTCGATCCAACGCCACTGCGACTGTAGGAGGTTCCGTCACCTTAGGCTGTGGCACCGTAGCACCCACCATCTACATCTGGGGCTTCACCAAACCAGGAACTGACAACAACGTAGCAGTGGCACACAACTACGGACTGGGCCCAAAGGTCCAGGCCCAGTTTGGCAGCCTGGGCCGCATACAGCTGCAGGAGAACAGTTCTGCTTTGGTCATAGAGGAGCTTCAGAAGGATGCAGCCGGGATGTACACCTGCCAGGCTCTGTTTGACACCGACGAAGGGGCCAGAATTACGTTTTACTTCACCCGACTGGAAGTGGAGGACAACTAAATATAACAGCACTTTCTTTAAAGCAGAACTTGGTCGTCTTAAGATAAATTATTGGCTTAAATTCACAAAACCTAAAGGACTCACACCTCCCTCTGTGCTCTGCTTCAGCTCTGTCCAATTTGACTCTCATTTAGAGAAGGTAACCATGGTAACTATTGTTTTACAGCAGTTTAGAGAACTTTTTTGGTATAAATTTGGCCATATTAGTGCAAAAAAGACCACAGTGGTTTTGACAAACCTAGCTTATAGGACGCAGCGTTTGAACACCTTTTTCTGTTTGTGTTTCCTCTCCAAATAATCAGGTTTTCTGCTAGCATATGGAACCCAACCAAAAATGACAAATGCACCATTTCAGCGTGATTATAAATAGAAACTGGTTCTTTTATTTCCTGCATTAAGCTTCTGACGGAAAAGCGCTtggttcagaaaatcctgacagatctacgtcacactgtcacataatattcatggactcacccatcttgactcgtgacggggaaaGTCGTTGCTGATTTAACGTCcacaaaacagcagagaacgtctcgactaataAGAAGTTAACttttagcaactccacagcatggaAGGCACAACAAGGGCACCAGAGCATTTTTCCCCAGAGACTGACTTACAAGATATTCCTACTGCTtgtattaaaaaatatattataaatatgagtaaagttgacctttaaaaaccTCTTTAAGCTACAATCTGGAGGATTTTTTTCTGatagcaccatctagaggctgacaAATGCATTTCAGCTTAAGCTATTTTAACCACTTCCGTATTTacgatatatatttatattaccTACTGGTCCATGAGAAATGTCGCCAAATCTGTATCTGTACAGGTGATTAACATCTGCAAATACGCgtatgtctaacgctattggctaatgctgatcgGAGCTCAGTTTAAATTGCATGAGGTTCTACGGGACGCGGGACGGGCTTAGTAAAAAAGAAATGTGTTGCCTACAATATATCACAGTAAAGGATAGGACTATCACTTCTATGGTTTTCTATAAAATCTTACATAATtcatgaaagaggaaaactccagattATAGCCTTAAGCTACACATGAAACAATAAAAAGTCAAAAATTTCTCTTTTCCATTATATTATTTTAGGGGAgaaacacaaagacaaagttTTATTCAAGACACCGAGTTTTGCTTTAAAAGCGTTAAAAGCAACTGTACTCATCTGGACTCTAGATACTCCtaatcagatttttttaaataattgttgTGTTAATTGCATTAAGATGGCAAAAAAGTAAATATTAACATGAAAAGGACGTTCAAATCTTTTTTGCACATTTTTCAAAATAAGTACTTTTGAACTTATAACTTTGAAGAATATTTTTTATCATTTATAAAGTTCCAAAGTTCACGCTGTTAACCAAATGAGTCTTGATGTGAAcaccaaaaaaaaaagttgttaaaaagaaacacaaataggTTGTTGATTTAACGGTCATAAGTAAGCCATGGGATATTATACACGTTTGGAACTCGTTATGAAAGAAATGTCAAGGACTAGACCTATTGGGATTTTAATTGATTTATTGAGTTTTGGTGAATTTGACCCAGATTTGATTAATCTGTGTGCACGGGCTGCACCCCCCCAAAAAACAGATGAACACAGACAGGCTGAAAAGAAAATGTTTCATTGTGTGAAGTTTACAGAAGTCGTGTAGAAAGTGGTGTTTATTAAAGTTTAGTGATCAGGGTGAGAACGTGGAGCGGCTTTGATCAGTGAAGACtgcagcattgtctcctgcagacATGCAGGTTGTGGTTTCCATTTCAAAGACTTTCCcagtcttgtgttttttttttacttccattAAAACCATCTGGAGTCATCAGACAAATCTGTGTTTTTGATTTTCGATTCACCATCTCTCTACGCTTCTGTTTTGTTCTGAAAACTATGCCTCCTGTAGTTTTGAGTGATCATTTTCTTATGTTTTGCAGCTTTTAGTATTCCTGGCAGTCCCTGAAATAACTTAGAGGGAACTTTTTAGCTCATTTGCTTTCATGGGAGTCTTTGTGCATGAAATAAGTGCTCTTTTTATCTGAAATGAACATATTGCTTCAGATTTTTTGTGCGGTgaataaaaaaatcattaaaaaatctTATTTTTATCCTGCTGTGTTTCTTCTGCATCCGAGCCTGATTACAAGCAGACCAAAATTCCAGTTATTAGTCGGACTGTACGGGAGCACATCAGTTGGAATCCCTCCAACTACAACATGCTTCCCTTGTGGTTTGTGACATCTTGAGGATAAAAGCGCCTGAGGCTGAATCGAGCGAGTTAACAACACACTGCTCGATTCATAAGAATCGCTTCATTCAGGGTGTGCTGGAGAGGAAGAATGGTGGGCGGAGGGAAGAGGGCCTGGCGTTAACAGGTCGGATATGCAGCAAAGAGGCAGAATTCCTGGGTGGACAATGAGCTTTCTTGTTCCCATGGGCTCCTTAATGAAAGGGTGAAGCTGCGTGGGATGAGGGTGCAGGGCAGGGCTGATGGAGAGTGCCGACTGACAGACGTGGGAGACGCAGAAGCAGTTCATTTAGACACAACCTTGCCCTTATCTTCTCCTCTCCAGCCCAGGCTGCATCTGTCAGCATCCCCTCTCCTTTCCTCAGACCCTTTTCCTTTCATTCCTAGTTTCCTTTCCAACCCTTTTGTTTTGCTCACTTTTACCCGCTGCAGAGAGGTTTCATGGAAATAAAATCAGTTAAAAGCAACACAAGACAGAGAATAGCCAGTTCTGTGGATCATTAGCTACCCCGTTTTGGTTTCTAACCTCAAAAACGGTCCAATCGGGCTACATCAAAAACACGCCGTAGTTTCAGAGGCAGCCTGTTCCTGAAGAAGCCGTGCCACGCCTCAGAAATCCAGGTGCCAGGAATATCCCACCACACGGAGCAGAGATGCCAGGTGAGCCCAGGCCTCTGGCAGAAAACATGGGCCGGCAGGCACCGAGCATGGGAAGCTTGGGCCGCTCTCATCACAGCGAGGAGCTATCATCTGCAATCAGCGGGAACACAAATGTGAAACAAGGTCTGAGACTTTAGGGGAGTTAGGGAATTGTTCAGGAATAAGAAACTTCTTCAATGTCCTAAATACTTCACATCACCTCCTGGTGTATGAAGTGTTTTGTAAACTAACCAAGAAGCTGAAAGACAAACGCCACTTGTGGCAGCAAAACATAGCACTTTGGTGCATTCAGGGTTAAAATCAGCAGGAGAGATTAATAATTTTTGCCTAAATATGCATCAGATGGAGAACAGTGTACAGATTTATAAATATTTTTGATTTGATTAGAAACAATGGATGCAtttgctgttagctcatcagtctagCAAGATTTACCCTCTATATCTCTGAACCGAGGCTGCTCAGGAAGCTACTAGAAAGATGGTggtttataacttttacacagaaacacgctTCAGACTGAAAATCCCTATTCAACATGAATAGTAACCAACGTCCATGCTATAAATCCCCCCAATCAAAGGCTAAATTCTAAATCGGAACCCTATCTTTTAAATATTACAACAGAAATGTATCTTTGCGCCAAAGAAATTCACATTAAAGGGAGaccaggcagttttggcttgctcttagcaccccctagtgtccgttagttgAACCAAAAGCGAAATGTatttcctcgctgtgcgtttgtctttttcatgctttaatctgaaagctgaaatgtctctccagccttcatttggtgattcatcactaaatgaaacaaatcagcagaCCGGACCAGCACTCTTAAAAGTTGCAAGTgccgtattctggccacagggggcgtttGGGGAGGGGGGGaatatttcattaaccctgtaaagcaggtgtattcaattctgggcctggagggtcggtatccagcacattttagcttCAACTCTGCTCCAACATACCTGatatcaatcagcaggtaattaacacacttctgcagagcctgatgagctgctgcacaggcacttcaaccactgaatcaagtgtgttggagcagagaaaccactaaaacgtgctggataccggtgtTCTGACTATCCGTGCTACCCGTCGATATGTGCTACTTGAAGGAAATGCGCAGACCGATTACTACGTCACAGGCTGTTTGTTACCTTGAAGAGACACGCCACCTCTGGAAGTTGCATTACTGCTTGTTGTATGTTTAACTAACCGTTAGCTTGCAAATGGCTTGTAGAGTAtcgttattatactgtaaacaagaaatttctcccattgtttaccGTCACTCATGAAATCATGACAAACACGGTctttttcataaataaatcacCACAAATACTGTGTTTGCAAGTAATTATACTACAGTTTTTACGTATTATCACCTATTTAAAATAAACCGTGCTTAATAAGCATGTTACTGTACTGTAAACAAAAGTGAAACTGTCGTAACACTCTGTAAAGGGTCcttttataaatgataaatgacccgcacttgtatagcgcctctcagagtaaggactccaaagtgctttacactacagtgtatcattcatccattcacacacactgatggtgatgagctacgatgtagccacagctgccctggggtgcactgacagaggcgaggctgccgagcacaggcgccagcggtccctccgaccaccaccagcaggcaaggtgggttaagtgtcttgcccaaggacacaccagcagaattctctgtccggagcggggatcgatcctgcaaccttccgattattggacaacccgctcaacctgttgagctactgctgccccacatttttatttcagcacataatggctcaagaaaatgatttaaaaatatgaagtaTGCCTTTAAAG
Encoded here:
- the LOC139062421 gene encoding V-set and immunoglobulin domain-containing protein 10-like 2; this encodes MTPSICFLLCWLALPLQGLEIFNPEEVEYIRSNATATVGGSVTLGCGTVAPTIYIWGFTKPGTDNNVAVAHNYGLGPKVQAQFGSLGRIQLQENSSALVIEELQKDAAGMYTCQALFDTDEGARITFYFTRLEVEDN